Proteins encoded by one window of Lactobacillus sp. ESL0684:
- a CDS encoding ATP-dependent Clp protease ATP-binding subunit, whose product METSYSKSANQIMEIAREQAQKFHHRLIGTEHLLLAMVIESDGEAGKDLRSWGVTPKAVSEEIERYTGYGSAAKTSYMEISPRLGMALTYSKNMAVHMGYDEVNSRFLLIGLISSEQILSAVILRNLNVDIHELGLNVKKALAITPPDNQNYQDYDDLIDAKPTNPGRNKAKSLTKTLDQVSVDLNEQAKNNQIDPVIGREQEVSRVIEVLSRRTKNNPVLIGEPGVGKTAVAEAIATAIVNKKVPADLLNKRVISLDLGGLVAGTKYRGEFEERLKNILKEIKRDGKIILFIDELHMIVGAGGAEGSIDASNILKPSLARGDIQMIGATTYNEYQKYIEKDQALARRFQQVRLDEPSRAETLAILQGLKPKYEKFHHVKIADEALASAVDLATRYISNRYLPDKAIDLIDEASAAVKIAHQPNQPSNQLLQLTKQIATITDEKNQAAINQNFVQAATLQEKQNALQNCKAQLNAKLEQGVSGQDTVLPKDVAQVVSALTGVPATQMTQSETKRLADLEHELHKRIVGQDQGVRSVSRAIRRSRSGIKDENRPIGSFLFLGPTGVGKTELAKAIAETVFDSENNLIRIDMSEYMDQVASSKLIGSAPGYVGYDEGGQLSERVRRHPYSVILLDEVEKAHPDVFNLLLQVLDDGFLTDSKGRKIDFRNTIIIMTSNLGSRSLFETKQVGFAANETSQAKQQKERIDRALKQFFRPEFLNRIDETIIFDELDQKQLRQIVTLLVQRLVTRMQKQGIQLKLSPAALDKIAKDGYSPQWGARPLRRAIQTDIEDKIASLLIAGDLQSGDLLKIGSSHEKLKFAVVKAGNSASKSSLVN is encoded by the coding sequence ATGGAAACTTCTTATAGCAAAAGTGCAAATCAAATTATGGAAATTGCACGTGAACAAGCGCAAAAATTTCATCATCGACTGATTGGAACTGAACATTTATTATTGGCGATGGTGATTGAATCTGATGGCGAAGCTGGGAAAGATTTGCGTTCATGGGGCGTTACTCCTAAGGCAGTCAGTGAAGAAATTGAACGATATACAGGGTACGGCTCTGCAGCTAAAACATCTTACATGGAAATTTCTCCTCGTTTAGGTATGGCATTGACTTATTCTAAAAATATGGCTGTTCATATGGGGTATGACGAAGTTAATTCAAGATTTCTGCTAATAGGCTTGATTTCTAGTGAGCAAATTTTATCTGCTGTTATTTTACGTAATTTAAATGTTGATATTCATGAATTAGGACTTAATGTCAAAAAAGCATTGGCGATTACTCCTCCTGATAATCAGAATTATCAAGATTACGATGATTTGATTGATGCTAAACCGACAAATCCTGGAAGAAATAAGGCTAAAAGTTTGACTAAGACTTTGGATCAAGTTTCAGTAGACCTTAATGAACAGGCTAAAAATAATCAAATTGATCCCGTAATTGGACGCGAGCAAGAAGTAAGTCGGGTAATTGAGGTTTTGTCACGGCGAACTAAAAATAATCCGGTTTTGATCGGTGAGCCAGGTGTGGGTAAAACTGCGGTTGCTGAAGCAATTGCAACTGCGATTGTCAATAAAAAAGTGCCAGCTGACTTACTTAATAAACGAGTAATCTCATTAGACTTGGGGGGATTAGTTGCTGGTACTAAATATCGTGGTGAATTTGAGGAACGTTTAAAAAATATTCTCAAAGAAATCAAGCGTGATGGCAAAATTATTCTCTTTATTGATGAATTACATATGATAGTTGGAGCTGGCGGTGCAGAAGGGTCAATTGATGCGTCTAATATATTGAAACCGTCACTTGCTCGTGGCGATATTCAAATGATTGGTGCTACTACTTATAACGAATATCAAAAGTATATCGAAAAAGATCAAGCGTTGGCGAGACGGTTTCAGCAGGTTCGCCTAGACGAACCATCACGAGCTGAAACTTTGGCAATTTTGCAAGGTTTAAAGCCTAAGTATGAAAAATTTCATCACGTTAAAATTGCAGATGAAGCATTAGCTAGTGCGGTTGACTTGGCTACTCGGTATATTTCTAATCGGTATCTACCAGATAAAGCGATTGATTTAATTGATGAAGCTAGTGCGGCAGTTAAGATTGCACATCAGCCTAATCAACCTAGCAATCAGTTATTGCAACTGACCAAGCAAATTGCAACTATTACTGATGAAAAAAATCAGGCCGCAATTAATCAGAATTTTGTCCAAGCAGCTACTTTACAAGAAAAGCAGAATGCTTTACAAAATTGTAAAGCTCAATTGAATGCTAAGTTGGAACAAGGTGTTTCGGGGCAGGATACTGTTTTACCTAAAGATGTTGCCCAAGTAGTTTCTGCTTTGACTGGTGTACCAGCCACTCAAATGACTCAAAGCGAAACCAAACGATTAGCCGATCTAGAGCATGAGCTTCACAAGCGGATTGTTGGTCAGGATCAAGGAGTTAGGTCAGTCAGTCGTGCAATTAGGCGTAGTCGTAGTGGGATCAAGGATGAAAATCGTCCAATTGGCTCGTTTTTGTTCTTAGGACCAACAGGTGTAGGTAAGACGGAACTTGCCAAAGCGATTGCTGAAACAGTTTTTGATTCTGAGAATAATTTAATCAGAATTGATATGTCAGAATATATGGATCAGGTTGCCAGTAGTAAATTGATTGGTTCTGCACCAGGTTATGTTGGCTATGATGAAGGTGGTCAGTTATCTGAGAGGGTACGCCGCCACCCATATTCAGTGATTTTGCTAGATGAGGTAGAAAAGGCGCATCCTGATGTGTTTAATCTGCTATTACAAGTATTAGATGACGGCTTTTTAACGGACTCTAAGGGTCGAAAAATTGATTTCCGCAATACAATTATTATCATGACTTCTAATTTGGGTTCACGTTCTTTGTTTGAAACCAAACAAGTAGGTTTTGCGGCTAATGAAACTAGTCAGGCAAAGCAACAAAAAGAGCGCATTGATCGAGCTTTAAAACAATTCTTTAGACCAGAATTTTTGAATCGGATTGATGAAACTATCATTTTTGATGAGCTTGATCAAAAGCAATTACGGCAAATTGTAACTTTGCTAGTTCAAAGATTAGTTACTCGCATGCAAAAGCAAGGAATTCAGTTGAAATTGTCACCAGCTGCATTAGACAAAATTGCTAAGGATGGTTATAGTCCGCAGTGGGGAGCTAGACCTCTGCGTAGAGCTATTCAAACTGATATTGAGGACAAAATTGCTTCACTGCTGATTGCTGGTGATCTGCAGTCGGGAGATTTATTAAAGATTGGCAGCAGTCATGAAAAATTAAAATTTGCTGTAGTTAAAGCTGGCAATAGTGCTAGTAAATCAAGCTTAGTTAATTGA
- a CDS encoding DNA-directed RNA polymerase subunit beta, producing the protein MLNGHVVNYGKHRTRRSFSRIKEVLDLPNLTDVQTESYKWFLDEGIKEVFDDIMPISDYSGKLSLEYMGYKLEKPKYTVDEARDHDATYSAPMHVTLKLANQKTGEIKTQDVFFGDLPLMTESGSFIINGAERVIVSQLVRSPSVYYSGDYDKNGRQIFGTTVIPNRGAWLEYETDAKNISYVRVDRTRKLPLTVLIRAMGIGSDSDILDMFGESDTLQFTLDKDVHKNPADSRVAEALKDVYERLRPGEPKTTDSSRSLLYSRFFDPRRYDLAPVGRYKVNKKLSLKNRLYGQTLAETLADPDTGEIIAKKGTVMTHAVMDTLDPYLDRDDFKMVTYEPSKEGVLPDPITVQEIKVFSKDNPERVVKIMSNGHIDKNIKYLTPADVLASINYFFLLQDGIGNVDDIDHLGNRRIRRVGELMQNQLRIGLSRMERVVRERMSTQDQATVTPQQLINIRPIVASIKEFFGSSQLSQFMDQHNPLGELTHKRRMSALGPGGLTRDRAGYEVRDVHYTQYGRLCPIETPEGPNIGLINSLATYAVINKYGFIETPYRRVSWKTHKVTDKIDYLTADVEDNYTIAGANTRLNPDGSFKDKLVLARQKEDNVEVSPDKIDYMDVIPKQVVSVASACIPFLENDDSNRALMGANQQRQAAPLINPHSSLVGTGMEYRAAHDSGAALLAKADGQVEYVDADTIRIRREDDTLDKYTLEKYRRSNNSKSYNQTPIVKLGDQVVKGEVIANGPTMDNGELALGQNPVIAFMTWNMYNYEDAILLSERLVKDDVYTSISIEDYESEARDTKLGPEEITRELPNVGEDALKDLDEHGIIRVGAEVHDGDILVGKVTPKGVTELSAEERLLHAIFGEKAREVRDTSLRVPHGGGGIVRDVKVYNRENGDELSPGVNTLVRVYIAQKRKIQVGDKMSGRHGNKGTVAAVMPEEDMPYLPDGTPVDICLNPMGVPSRMNIGQLLELHLGRAANTLGIHVATPAFDGANEDDVWDTVHKAGIDKDGKTVLYDGRTGEPFHNRVSVGIMHYLKLTHMVDDKIHARSIGPYSLVTQQPLGGKAQFGGQRFGEMEVWALEAYGAAYTLQEILTYKSDDVVGRVKAYEAIVKGERIPKPGVPESFRVLVKELQSLGLDIRVLDLDHKEVELRDMDEDSNEHLNIDTLSKMAEEQEKKKLAQETVKSEDEDTKELPANAEPVTDNSNDDTKISK; encoded by the coding sequence TTGTTAAATGGACACGTAGTTAACTATGGTAAACACCGGACAAGACGTAGTTTTTCACGCATTAAAGAAGTGCTGGATCTACCTAACTTGACTGATGTACAGACTGAATCATACAAGTGGTTCCTTGATGAAGGTATCAAGGAAGTTTTTGATGATATTATGCCAATCAGTGATTATTCTGGTAAACTTTCCCTAGAATATATGGGCTATAAATTAGAAAAACCGAAGTATACGGTTGATGAGGCTCGTGATCACGATGCAACCTATTCTGCACCGATGCATGTTACGCTTAAACTCGCTAACCAAAAAACCGGTGAGATTAAGACCCAGGATGTTTTCTTTGGCGATTTGCCACTCATGACTGAATCTGGCTCTTTTATTATCAATGGTGCTGAGAGAGTTATTGTTTCACAATTGGTTAGATCACCGAGTGTTTATTATTCTGGTGATTATGATAAAAATGGTCGGCAAATCTTTGGTACAACAGTTATTCCTAACCGGGGTGCATGGTTAGAATACGAAACTGACGCTAAGAATATTTCATATGTTCGAGTTGATCGGACTCGTAAATTGCCATTAACTGTTTTAATTAGAGCAATGGGAATTGGCTCTGACAGTGACATTCTAGATATGTTTGGTGAGAGTGATACTCTGCAATTTACTTTGGATAAGGATGTCCATAAGAATCCAGCTGATTCTCGTGTTGCAGAGGCTTTAAAGGATGTTTATGAAAGATTGCGTCCTGGTGAACCGAAGACGACAGATTCGTCACGTTCATTGTTGTATTCACGTTTCTTTGATCCACGTCGTTATGATTTGGCACCTGTTGGTCGTTACAAGGTCAATAAAAAATTGTCGCTTAAGAATCGCCTTTATGGTCAAACCTTAGCTGAAACTTTAGCAGATCCAGATACTGGTGAAATTATTGCTAAAAAAGGTACGGTAATGACTCATGCTGTCATGGATACTTTGGATCCTTATCTTGACCGTGATGATTTTAAGATGGTAACGTATGAGCCTTCAAAAGAGGGGGTTTTACCTGATCCAATTACTGTTCAAGAAATTAAAGTCTTTTCTAAAGATAATCCTGAACGTGTTGTTAAGATTATGTCTAACGGTCATATTGACAAGAATATTAAATATTTAACTCCAGCTGATGTGTTAGCTTCAATCAATTACTTTTTCTTGTTACAAGATGGTATTGGTAACGTTGACGATATCGACCACTTGGGTAATCGGCGGATTCGCCGTGTTGGTGAATTGATGCAAAATCAATTACGAATCGGTTTATCCAGAATGGAACGAGTAGTTCGTGAACGGATGTCTACTCAGGATCAAGCAACAGTTACTCCACAACAATTGATCAATATTAGACCGATTGTTGCCAGCATCAAAGAATTCTTTGGTTCATCACAATTGTCGCAATTTATGGATCAACATAATCCTTTAGGCGAATTAACTCATAAGCGTCGGATGTCTGCATTAGGGCCTGGTGGTTTGACACGTGATCGTGCTGGATATGAAGTTCGGGATGTTCACTATACTCAATATGGTCGTTTATGCCCAATCGAAACTCCAGAAGGTCCTAACATTGGGTTAATTAACTCACTTGCCACATATGCAGTTATTAACAAGTATGGTTTTATTGAGACTCCTTATCGGCGAGTTTCATGGAAGACTCACAAAGTTACTGACAAGATTGACTATCTGACCGCTGACGTTGAGGATAATTATACGATTGCTGGAGCTAATACGCGGTTAAATCCAGATGGTTCTTTTAAAGATAAGTTGGTTTTAGCACGTCAAAAAGAAGACAACGTCGAAGTTAGTCCAGACAAGATTGACTATATGGACGTTATTCCTAAGCAAGTTGTGTCGGTTGCTTCGGCATGTATTCCATTTTTGGAAAATGATGACTCCAATCGTGCCTTGATGGGTGCTAACCAACAACGTCAGGCAGCTCCATTAATTAATCCGCATAGCTCACTAGTTGGTACTGGGATGGAGTATCGGGCAGCTCATGATTCGGGTGCGGCTTTGCTTGCTAAAGCAGATGGTCAGGTCGAATATGTTGATGCTGATACAATTCGCATTCGCCGTGAGGATGATACTTTAGATAAGTACACACTTGAAAAGTATCGTCGTTCCAACAACTCTAAATCTTACAATCAAACGCCAATTGTCAAATTAGGCGATCAAGTTGTCAAGGGTGAAGTTATTGCGAATGGTCCAACTATGGATAATGGTGAACTAGCTTTGGGACAAAACCCAGTAATTGCTTTCATGACCTGGAACATGTACAACTATGAAGATGCAATCTTGCTATCTGAGCGGTTAGTCAAAGATGATGTCTATACTTCAATTAGTATTGAAGATTATGAATCTGAAGCCCGTGATACTAAACTAGGACCAGAAGAAATTACACGTGAATTACCTAATGTTGGTGAGGATGCATTAAAAGATCTTGATGAGCACGGTATTATTCGGGTTGGTGCCGAAGTTCATGATGGGGACATCTTAGTTGGTAAGGTAACGCCTAAAGGAGTTACTGAATTATCAGCTGAGGAAAGATTATTGCATGCGATTTTTGGTGAAAAAGCTCGTGAAGTACGTGATACCTCATTGCGTGTACCACATGGTGGTGGCGGAATTGTCCGTGATGTAAAAGTTTATAATCGTGAAAACGGCGATGAACTTTCACCAGGTGTTAATACGCTAGTTCGGGTATATATTGCGCAGAAACGTAAAATTCAAGTCGGAGACAAAATGTCTGGTCGACATGGTAATAAGGGTACGGTAGCAGCTGTTATGCCTGAAGAGGATATGCCTTACTTACCAGATGGTACGCCAGTTGATATCTGTTTGAACCCAATGGGTGTTCCGTCACGTATGAATATCGGGCAGCTTTTGGAATTGCACTTAGGTAGAGCTGCTAATACGTTGGGTATCCATGTAGCTACCCCAGCCTTTGATGGTGCTAATGAGGACGATGTTTGGGATACAGTTCATAAAGCAGGAATTGACAAAGATGGTAAGACTGTTTTATATGATGGTCGTACAGGTGAGCCGTTCCATAACCGTGTTTCGGTCGGAATTATGCATTATCTGAAGTTAACTCACATGGTTGATGATAAGATTCATGCTCGTTCAATTGGGCCTTACTCATTGGTTACTCAACAACCTTTAGGTGGTAAAGCACAATTTGGTGGTCAGCGTTTTGGTGAAATGGAAGTTTGGGCTCTGGAAGCTTATGGTGCTGCGTATACTTTACAAGAAATTTTGACTTACAAGTCAGATGATGTTGTTGGTCGTGTCAAGGCATATGAGGCAATCGTCAAGGGTGAGCGAATTCCTAAGCCAGGTGTACCTGAATCGTTCCGAGTTTTGGTAAAAGAACTACAATCATTAGGACTAGATATCCGTGTACTTGATTTGGATCATAAGGAAGTTGAGTTGCGGGATATGGATGAAGATTCTAATGAGCATTTAAATATTGATACCTTATCGAAGATGGCTGAAGAACAAGAAAAGAAAAAGTTAGCCCAAGAAACTGTCAAGTCTGAAGACGAAGACACTAAAGAGTTACCAGCAAATGCTGAACCAGTGACTGATAACTCTAATGATGACACCAAAATTTCTAAATAA